In the genome of Oryzias melastigma strain HK-1 linkage group LG19, ASM292280v2, whole genome shotgun sequence, the window GTTCGTTTTATGGCATCAAAAGCTGCTCAAGTGTTTCAGTAAAGATGCGTTTAAATCGAATAAGTGAACGCAGAGTTCTTGAACGCACATGTAGCCAACACTGTACTGTCAGTATAGCAGCATATACTGTCAGATGGACTTGGAGTTGGTAGAGACtcgtgtgaaatgtcaaagtggtgcaagtCTCTCTCCGATCgccacagctctattccgatagaAATCTGTCTGGACACAATTCTGAACTCTTGACACTTCCGTCAAATAAAAAGGACGCAACCCAAACATCACTCCTAaatcggagtccctgattggttaaagatCAACTGGTTTAACGCTCCAGGCCTGTTCAATGGCTCCATGTTTGGTACGTagagtttttattaaaagtgcTCGCTTGAACACTCATGAGAACTATAAGATATATAGTGTCACCTTTACTCATCTCAAGCAGGAAAAACactttacagccttaaaactgaGAGACAACAAAGTGAAGAAACTTTGATTTAATCTGTTTGGATGAACAGAGAATGTTCACATCAAACTAAATAAAGTCTAAATCAAAgtcttgaaataaacaaacatatcACTTCATTTGGaaatattctaaataaatcttttagaGTCTGACTTTGgtaaaaaagtctgaaatctgctttttaaatgtttgattactTTGTTGAAACAAACTCGTCAATACATCCCCTACAGCTGAGACTGATCGTTGGGATTGATCCAGATCCACATGGATTTTCTCCTTTTGATTCTTCAAAAGCAACGTGAGAAGTTTACCCAGCAGCCGTTTTCAGAACCAAACAAATCTCTAAAGATCCTGATTCCTCCGCACGCCATCACTGCTCACACAGAGGAGGCGGAGTCACACCGAGCGAATCAGCATTCAAATGTGATGAGCGTCCGTGAAGCACAAACAGGGATGCAGAAGCACAGCGTTGATGTGAGGACGCCTGAACCGGAGCTCTGCTTGTTAAGAAGACAAACTCCCGTCTGAGCGTCTCCTGAGATCACACTCCGCTGACTCCGCCGCCCTCATCCGACCTCTGGGACTAATTAGACGCAGGAAGGGGATTATTTAGGGAAGAAATGAGCTGTTAGTCTGAGAGCTGAGGTCCTGACGCGGAGGAACCGGGTTAAAACAACCTGGATCTGCTCTAACGAGAGCGGATCGGATCCACCAGGGAGGAGACAGCGAAGAAGAACCCGGACCTTCACCAAACCAGAACTACAGAAACGGGATTCTGCAGCAGTCGAGTGGAGAACGGTTCGTGTGAGCTCGATGGTCACCTCAAGGAAACGCTCAGACGTCAAACTTTAAACAACTTTGAGGgaaatatcaaatcaaatcaaactttatttgtgtagcacttttaaaaaaaagaatttcactcaaagtgctttacataaaataacataatataaCATGAAATTTATCAGAACGAAaccacaaaagaaagaaaatttaagcaaaaagagacaaaaatgtcaaaataaaaggtaaaaaaattagAACACAGGAGTTGTGTCTAAAAGTAACATCGATAGTATCGACGAGGTACTGGTACCACGTCTCTTACTGGTACCTAACTGGTACCAGGACCTAAGTGGTACCATTTAGGTACCTGTACTGATAAAGGTACCAAGTACCTGTACCCGTATTGGTAATGGTACCAGTAGCAGTACAGGTACCATTACAAGTTAGGTCCCAGTACTAGAACGAGTTAGGTACAAGTGCTGGTACCAAACCAAAACCAGTTAGGTACCTGTGTCAAGTTACTGGTACTAGTTAGGTACCAGTACTGGTTAGTTAGCAGTACCAGTACCGGTTAAGTACCAAAAATAGTACTGGTAACAGTACAGGTACTGGTACCAGTCAGGTACTGGTACTGGTTAGTTACCAGTACCAGTTAGGTACTAGAACTAGTATTGGTAACAGTATAGGTATTGGTACCTGTTAGGTACCAGTACCTAACCACTTCTAGTTAGGTATAACTAATACTAATACTGGTACCAGTACAGCCAAACTGCCAAAACCAGTACCTAACCAGCACCTAACCAGTAGTTACCCAGTTGGTACTGGTACCAGGGTCGTATTTGTGACGCAGAAAACACACTGGGCGGGTCACAAGCCCAGTTAGGTCCAGGTAGGTACTGGTACCTCATGCTGGAGTTGgggggtgggactgttggtgcagagcaacgccgccccccttcccctccacaTTGCTGAGGTTTCGAACAAGGATCATGTGACCGGCTCAGCGTATCTTCTGTGTCACAAATACGATGTTTTTCcttcagtattttttcatctgctcctgaatcacaatttcaatacataataaataatattcttccatcatctgaaaaactccccaagaacacgttaaaagaACATTCTGATGGGAGCGGCTGGTTTCCAGGCCTCAGAGGCTGAAGGTCCAGGTGGTCGATGACGTGGAGGTTGTGATGACAAAGCTAATAACAGGAGCGTCATTCAGGGACGCTGCTCACCGTTTAGCCGCTAAGTGCAGCAGAACGTCCACCAGCTGGGGACTCGTCCGTCTCCATCAGAGACCCACGGCTCCTCAAGAGGTCTGAGTGATTCCAGATTCATTTCAGCAGTTTGTCCAAACGACAACAGAGGCAATTATGCTAAACACTCGGCGTCCACGCCGCAGCTTTCCTGAGGTCAGGAATGTAAATACGGCGTGTGGACGGCGGCGTCTGCTGCTGTAACTCAGACTCGGGTCACCGCGACAATAACGGAGATAAAAGCGTCTCTCTGCCGTCACACTTCAGCTGCTGCACTGACTCCATATCTGCTCTCTGATCGATGGGAAGAGGGGCCGACAGCAGCGCTGTCAGAGACCATTTACATGGAAATGAGGACCGGGTTAGCCAATTAGCCCCAGAGCGGCGGGCGGCGCCGATGAAAACAAAGTGGCTCCTTTCCAGAGTCGTTTCTCCAGCACTTGGTATTCATCGGGAGAAGATGGAGAGTCAAACATCAACAATAACCCAAAACGAGGGACTAGATACGGAGGAATTCTAGTCAGAGACTAGATCTGTCTGATTTCATGTCATCTCAGCAAACAGGAGCATCAAGGAAACCAataaatctgcagaaaaacatcGTCAACACTAAGAAGTGATCGTTGAGGAACTCCTGTTTACTTTGTTAAACATGATTCCTATAAACAGAATATGTTAAATCTGCCTCCATGTTTTCCCAGATTATCGGATCACTGAGGGATTAAATCGTGATCCTTAAATGTTCATGATCTGTGTGATGAAAGACGGAAAAATTCAGAATTCTAAATTCACatgaacatttgttttgtttcagctcCATTGGCTGTaatactttttaatgtgaaatgtttctgttaaataaatgaactcaTTAATTAAAACGATTTTTGCAGCAAATATTACTGAAATTTTGCAGCTTTTGTCAACAAAActactaaaaacacaaatatttagacAGAATTaaatggtttttgtttttttcatcaacatAAAATCACAAACATCTCTGTTGATTTGGATCATTGGTGTTGATATTATCCCCCTTATATTATGGTCACTTACagaggaaataaatattcaatcagtttttagtattttaatcttgttattcatttatttatttattttttggggggtttaaatttttatatttttttacaataaatgcactatttgatccgtggtccAGGGCGGATTATCAATttaaatttacttaaaagaTTGTGATCAAttgggattaatcacaattaatttttttaattgattaacaGAACGACCTAAAAATtaacgttctaaatgtacagtttgtgTGTGAtctcatattgtgattattcgcagataagtgactaaaaaaacaaaatttatcgtgattaatcacagtttttttccccgTTTGCGATTGAtaccataattttttaaattgcgacttttttatgtttacaattAGTGTGACTTTTTTAATCAACGATAATTTCTATTACGTTTGcgattaattcatttttttgtgataattattTTGCCAGGATTCCGATtaattagctaatttttaaaatcacaactttttttcatgtttgcgATCAATTagttcatctttattttccaggtgtgcaattaattaattgtttgtttgtttttttaaatcaagacttttttcaggttttaattaattagttaatttcttttaatcgcaatattttttttttcctggtttgtggttcattagatatttttttcaaattgtgacttttttgatATTTCCAATTAATTAGatcatcttttttaatcaaagatcatttttttcacaattgcgatcaattagttttttcttcttttttttctttgtttttcaaatcgcaataattatttttccaggttttcaattaattagttaattcttttaatcaaaaaaaatgatcattgtggaactttaaaagacattttatccacatttttattattttttttataatctggtttttcatcgactttaagctgatcctgatccGACTCTATTGTCTTCACTGGTTGTTTGTCAATATTATAAAGCATTTGGAGGATTTTATTTCAGTAGTGTGTAAATGTTAGATATTTTAAGTTTCAGTGAACAGCTGTCATGGAAACATTCTCACATTTTTCAGAGACGAATATCCAAAAGTTTTGATGCTCGTTCCTCAGACTCTGATCCTTTAGAGACATTTACAGGATTAAAACGGCAGTTTGGAAAAGACTTTGAGGTCTTCTGGTTAACAGAATCTAGATCTTTACTGCGGTTTCTACCTTATCGATGTGGGGGTGCCAGTACTCGTCGTGTTGGGTTCTGGCCGCCGTGCTGTTGATCCTGGAGAAGAAGGTGGGCTTGGTCAGGTACATGAGCTCCGGGTCCAGACCAAACGCCTCTGCGATGGCCGCCTGGATCCGCCCACGGACGTTTCTGACCGGGTCAAAGACAGAGTTTATGTCTGCAGGATTGATCTACAGTTTCTTCATTTACGTGTCATTTAAAGGGAAAGTTTCAACTGATTGAAGCTCCTAAAGCTTCTAATCCAACCAATCCTGAAACTCCGTGTCAGACACGCTTGATTTTCAATTAGTCACCTGTAAAGCTGGAAATCCTCCTGTGCGAACACATCCCTGATCTGGTCCCCGAAATACCTGCAGTCAAACCCCAGAGGTTCTGTTAGCAAACAGTCTGCAGCGTGACGCGGCGCACCGTCACCCACGCATTCACACAGAGCAGATCTGAGCATCAGGACGTCCCGGAGGGGCGGGGGCGGAGGACAGAGCCGAGCGGGAACGTCAGAAATCACAGAGCCAGACACCTGGCCGGCGAAACAAAGGACAGGCGAGTGGAAAGAGGTGGGATGAAAGGAAGCAGGTGAGGTGATGATCGACGCCCACACGGGCGGCTGCACCTGAACGGGACGCTCACCTGCAGACGTGACTGAAAAGGTGCGAAACAGAAACCCCCTCCCACCTGTAAATGTTGACAAACTGCTTCCCCATGGACAGCGCTCCGGAGTGCAGGTCCAGGATGGAGGCCTGCGGCGCAGAAAACAGTCGGTCAGTTTCTCACACCTCCCTCCTCACAGCTGGGGGGTCGCTGTCAAGTCTCAACCCCCCAAACAGCTGTTTCTCTGGATCAACCAGAGCTGACAGGTCGACGGGGAATCGAGGTCTCACATCAATCATCTGGAGCTACAACGTTGAACAAGTCTGCCCTCTAGAGGCAGACGGGTGACCTGCAGTCACCAAAACATCTGATGGTTGATCTTAGTTTGAACGAGGACGACCTGCGCTGGACGCCAAATCGGTAAATCATCAGACGGACGAGAGGTTTTACCCCAGACAAGCATACtgacataaagaaaatagttATGGAAGGACATTTGAAGGTTAAAAAACGTCATTAAATGAAAGAGATTTTAATTTTATagggagaaaaacaacaataaaggaTTAAAAATCAAAGGATTCAGATCTTCTTGTGTCAAAAGTTCACTCTTTAAACTCTTTAAAGATATACTccaattaaaattatatttttaacttcatcttgtagcatttttcttacggtggaggacatatagttagaaaattaagattaaaattctAAGGTTTCTAATcggtgtgaatcaggagcagacgaaataattctttaatttaaatgatcGTATTTgggatataaaaaaacacataaataaaaaaatatgctgggcggggccaTAAGCTCCAAGCTCCGCCCTATTCTTATGCATCCATTGTTGGATTTCTGTAGTTTAATACCTTTTATTAAAGATCGTTTGCTGCTTATAACAAATACATCCATTCAAAGCTacatttgatgtcaaattaaaatcatattgttcatttttatgatattcaaaataaataacccTATTTTCTGACTGATTTAAGCCCTCATTACTTCAGCCACCTTTCTTGTATGTGATTCCTATGATCAGAATCCACCTCTATATCTCCAGACGCTCAGAGATCAACATTTGATCCAATGAGATCAGATTAATCCACAGCAGACCGACTGGTGTGTTATAAATAGAAGTCATTATTTCCAGATCTGAATCACGCCGGCTGTAACACAGACGTGAAACTGAAAACCTTTTTCTGCAAGGAGccatttttgtaaagaaaaactctCAGACTGACGTTCTTATCGGTGAGGAAAAAGCTGGAACTCTGCAGATAAGAGATGCCACAGAAAACATGTGAAAACCGGCAGTTTTCTCAGGATTAGAGATGCTGGAGAACTCTGATGAGATCAGACATTAAGACACTGATGGGAAGTCTAACACATTTTATCCATTAATTGATCAAATCTTtggtaaaaacgttttttatgtACTCTGTTGGGTTTTCCAGAGAAGGgggaaaaacctttaaatttgTTCTGTTGATGGTTCTGGTGGATCCAGACAGCTCCCAGGTTCTGTTTGAAAACTCCAGTTTGAATACAGGAATCCTTCTATAAAAAATCCATTGTTCCAAATGTTTTACATTcttatttctctattttttaattgattctctATGCATCAATAAGAAGTAAAATTATAacctttctaaaaatgtttttaagtttttcttgcATGTGGAAACTGCTGATTCATTTGCAGTTAAACTGTAGTTCATAAGAGATTcaaaaacatttcctctgcaTCTATGAAGCTTGAGAAGCTGAAGGTCGTCCAGGTTTTCCTGAATGCAGCACGCAGACTCTGCAATGCAGTAACACAGAACTCCCCACAGAGTCTGACCTCCATGTGATCGGAGGGTTTAACCCCCCCTCCAGAGATATTTGCATGAATcaataatgtataaaaaaaggACACCCTGAAGGTCTACCTATGANNNNNNNNNNNNNNNNNNNNNNNNNNNNNNNNNNNNNNNNNNNNNNNNNNNNNNNNNNNNNNNNNNNNNNNNNNNNNNNNNNNNNNNNNNNNNNNNNNNNNNNNNNNNNNNNNNNNNNNNNNNNNNNNNNNNNNNNNNNNNNNNNNNNNNNNNNNNNNNNNNNNNNNNNNNNNNNNNNNNNNNNNNNNNNNNNNNNNNNNNNNNNNNNNNNNNNNNNNNNNNNNNNNNNNNNNNNNNNNNNNNNNNNNNNNNNNNNNNNNNNNNNNNNNNNNNNNNNNNNNNNNNNNNNNNNNNNNNNNNNNNNNNNNNNNNNNNNNNNNNNNNNNNNNNNNNNNNNNNNNNNNNNNNNNNNNNNNNNNNNNNNNNNNNNNNNNNNNNNNNNNNNNNNNNNNNNNNNNNNNNNNNNNNNNNNNNNNNNNNNNNNNNNNNNNNNNNNNNNNNNNNNNNNNNNNNNNNNNNNNNNNNNNNNNNNNNNNNNNNNNNNNNNNNNNNNNNNNNNNNNNNNNNNNNNNNNNNNNNNNNNNNNNNNNNNNNNNNNNNNNNNNNNNNNNNNNNNNNNTGAGCGCCAGAGCCTCCTCCCTGGTCACCACGCCGTCCGTGACCACACGGCCACATTTCTGAGGCGTGCAACCTGCAGGAACAACACTTGTTTAGACCTAAAGGACAGAGTTTTGCTCTGCAGCTTCTGACAGatcaattttatttagtttctcTAAATTATCCCACAGGAAGGAATGTGAACCAAAATCCAACGAGGTGTGAAGTGGAACTGCACTGCCACCTAGTGGATTAAAAGGGTTCTGCTTCATaaagaaatgcagatttattatttttattttggaatatctgcaaaattagaaaatatttgaacttttaaaataattaataaatgaataattacaTTAACACAATTACAGTTATTAAATAATTAACTCTATTTATTGTTACAAACTCCAGTTAAATCTTGGAATAATTTGATGAaacttttgtcatgttttaataTAGAAGCCATAGTTATTCTAGTAATCCAAAAGTCTTTAAATAAGTCTTTTAATATCTTCTATTACTTTTTTACATATTGGTCTACAGGATCAAGAATGTTTAGAAActaagaaaaagataaaaaaaaaataaaaactatgttgagctcctttaaaaaaataaattacaagttaatatgtttagtttaataaaaaaatatatatatatatatatatatatatatatatatattctacaACTtgtaacctttaaaaaatctgtttttattggtCATTTTAACAGctttcttttactttcacagccctgacttgtttttttataactttgttGTCAAtgtataaattattaaaattataggttacaaaattaaagaagtaaaaaaaaaaaaaaaaagtaaaataaatatggaCTCAAACTTCAAACCTGGAGGTCATTTTCAGTCCCCGTCATATTTGGTTTCTGacttgatttcaaaataaaacttcagttttgGCCTGAAGGTCTTTTAGAATTAAGATCATAATTCcaatattactaaaaaaaaatagatttaaactgtagtaaaaaaaaataattaaaaagctttaaaattgagTGGGTGgacaaacaaaaagataaaaaaacaacatcataaCAGAAGCTGAAGGACAGTAAATGTTGGTTCCAAAGTCTAGCAGAAGAACCTGTGGTTTCATTTTGCGGAGTTCCTGCTACCTGCTGGTTTAGTCAAACTCACCTGCACTCCCTGTAAGAGCCAACAGGAATGTTTCGTCAGTGTTCTCTGTCTGGATCACATTTCATCTTTTGGTTTCACATATCTTTCTCAGCGCAGCGttacaagtttatttatttttttttgtttatttaaagaccaAACAGGTTTGGCGTGTTctgcttcctgattggctgttgacctcctCACTCTGCTCACTGCTGTGTCACCTGAGCAGAATGTGTTCAGTCTGACAGAGTCACACAAAGCTTCAAGCACagtcagatctttgttttcattctatatgCTGGATTTATGAAGGTTTGAGGTAAATccagagagaaaagtgtgaaaatgtttgactaaaTCCAAGTTTTTATGAAGTATTTGTGGTTTTAGCTCGATTATTAAACGTtaacattatattttatataaatctgAAGAAGTTTTCTTccaaaattatcaaaaaatgaattattttctgGTTTAGTCGCATTTAGATAAGAAAGTTATTGAAAATATGTCCCTCAATCtgatttcttttatgtttttcccaCCGAATGACTTTCGACTCAGCAGTTTTCCTCTGCAGGTCACCGGGTCGCCTCACACACCTGCCGGACTGGTGGACTCACCTGGGTAGCGTTTGTAGTTGTCGTAGTCCTCCGAGCACGGCACGCCGTACGCCCTGGGCTGAGGAGAGACCAGCTCCCTCTGGCGGACCAAAGTCTCTGTGATGTCACTGTCCAGGGAGGACAGGTGCagcagaagccccgcccccgcACAGGTGCACAACACCACCAACAGCAGGGCCGCCAAACCGCGGTAGCCACGCCACCAGGAGGCCTGCCGCAGCGTGTTCCCCCTGAACCAGAGATCAGAAAAATGACGACCAGGAAAAGGTGTTTTACAGGTTTACCTGCAGCGATAAAAGGATCTGTTGTTTTACAGCCCAAAACTTCAATCCAGTCCACAAAACGGaataaaaatgagataaaagttGATTAAACTATCAAGAAAGACTTTAaaattcagtaaaaacaaaataaatataaaaatgtttcccGGTGGGACTGAAAACTATCATCATGTGACTGTTTTACTGTTGAGTTGATACAGAAAAGGCaggaaaactgtgaaaaacaaagaaataaattaacaacaaaCATGGGGATTAAATAATACGATTTAAGGTTCAAAAACGAcgtttttggcacaaaaattatgttttcttgGGTAGAAGAAcaagtttttattcatttactgGTTGACTTTTATATGTCTGCAGTGTTTTCAGTGCAGTGACGTCATCGCTTCCACACAGAGAAGCTGAAACTTGATgaatcccccccaaaaataataaaatagaataaataaataaaaaataataaaataaaatagaataaattttaaaaaaataataataaaaataaaatacccccACCCACCACCCCTAAAAACTGTGCCCCACCCCCCtacccaaaataaataaataaataaaacaaaaaacagaaaaacactgatGAATCCCGCGTGCCAGGACGAAGTTTCTGATCCTGGACTGAAGGCGGGAGCCTACCGTTTGATCTTCCGCTCTATCTCCGTCGCGTGCGGCCCTTTGATGTTCCTCAGCCGCGTCACCGCCATGTCGCCGCGCGCGGACGCCCTCGCGGAGGCCTTTTGCAGGTGTTCCTTCCTACCTTCCCTCTAGATCCGAACCACGCCGCACGCGCGCCAGCTGCCGCCAGCTCACTTCAGCCCTTCACTTCCGTGTTTATGCGCGTGGTCCGCTCCCATTGGCTGTCCGCAGCAGGCTGCGTCACTCTCACTGGGTCACGTGCGGCTCctgcacaaacaaaacaaaagcgtCTACCGCGCGGCTGNNNNNNNNNNNNNNNNNNNNNNNNNNNNNNNNNNNNNNNNNNNNNNNNNNNNNNNNNNNNNNNNNNNNNNNNNNNNNNNNNNNNNNNNNNNNNNNNNNNNNNNNNNNNNNNNNNNNNNNNNNNNNNNNNNNNNNNNNNNNNNNNNNNNNNNNNNNNNNNNNNNNNNNNNNNNNNNNNNNNNNNNNNNNNNNNNNNNNNNNNNNNNNNNNNNNNNNNNNNNNNNNNNNNNNNNNNNNNNNNNNNNNNNNNNNNNNNNNNNNNNNNNNNNNNNNNNNNNNNNNNNNNNNNNNNNNNNNNNNNNNACAGTCCACCTTAAGTATGAGTCCTGGTTGGGCTAACTGGTTTTCTTTGGTACACTGGGctcaaaaatctgtccaaatgtttgatttaggTAAACGATGAA includes:
- the uts2r2 gene encoding urotensin-2 receptor 2 (The sequence of the model RefSeq protein was modified relative to this genomic sequence to represent the inferred CDS: added 47 bases not found in genome assembly); translated protein: MAVTRLRNIKGPHATEIERKIKRGNTLRQASWWRGYRGLAALLLVVLCTCAGAGLLLHLSSLDSDITETLVRQRELVSPQPRAYGVPCSEDYDNYKRYPGCTPQKCGRVVTDGVVTREEALALRRLAEKGLGLAGSEGGASILDLHSGALSMGKQFVNIYRYFGDQIRDVFAQEDFQLYRNVRGRIQAAIAEAFGLDPELMYLTKPTFFSRINSTAARTQHDEYWHPHIDKVTYGSFDYTSLLYLSDYGSDFTGGRFIFMDHNANRTVEPRTGRVSFFSSGSENLHRVEKVTWGTRYAITVSFTCDPEHAISDPALP